A portion of the Streptomyces erythrochromogenes genome contains these proteins:
- a CDS encoding coenzyme F420-0:L-glutamate ligase produces the protein MTAAPSYEVRAVDGIPEVRPGDDLAKLITTAAPDLRDGDVLLVTSKIVSKAEGRIVRADSREAAIDAETVRVVARRGPLRIVENRQGLVMAAAGVDASNTAPGTVLLLPEDPDASAAAIRAGVRDALSVDVGVVVTDTFGRPWRNGLTDVAIGSAGVRVLDDLRGATDAHGNPLSATVVATADELAAAGDLVKGKAAGLPVAVVRGLAHVLGEGATARDLVRTPADDMFRLGTSEAVREAVTQRRTVRAFTAEPVDPGAVRRAVAAAVTAPAPHHTTPWRFVLLESESSRVRLLDAMRDAWIADLRSDGKSEESVAKRVRRGDVLRAAPYLVVPCLVTDGAHHYGHARRDAAEREMFVVAMGAGVQNLLVALAGERLGSAWVSSTMFCRDVVREVLDLPQDWDPMGTVAVGHPAAAPPQRPGRPAEDFVEVR, from the coding sequence GTGACGGCGGCTCCCTCGTACGAGGTGCGGGCCGTCGACGGGATACCGGAGGTCAGGCCGGGCGACGACCTGGCGAAGCTGATCACGACGGCCGCGCCCGATCTGCGCGACGGCGACGTCCTGCTCGTCACCTCGAAGATCGTCTCCAAGGCCGAGGGCCGGATCGTGCGGGCGGACTCGCGCGAGGCCGCCATCGACGCGGAGACCGTACGGGTGGTCGCGCGCCGGGGCCCCCTGCGCATCGTCGAGAACCGGCAGGGCCTGGTGATGGCCGCGGCCGGCGTGGACGCCTCCAACACCGCGCCCGGCACCGTGCTGTTGCTCCCGGAGGACCCGGACGCGTCGGCGGCCGCGATCCGCGCCGGGGTGCGCGACGCGCTCTCCGTGGACGTGGGCGTGGTCGTGACGGACACCTTCGGGCGGCCGTGGCGCAACGGGTTGACGGACGTCGCCATCGGCTCGGCCGGCGTGCGGGTCCTGGACGACCTGCGCGGCGCCACCGACGCGCACGGCAATCCGCTCAGCGCGACGGTGGTGGCGACGGCGGACGAGCTCGCCGCCGCCGGCGACCTGGTCAAGGGCAAGGCGGCCGGCCTGCCGGTGGCCGTCGTGCGCGGGCTGGCGCACGTCCTGGGCGAGGGCGCGACGGCGCGGGACCTGGTGCGCACGCCGGCCGACGACATGTTCCGGCTGGGCACCTCGGAGGCGGTACGGGAAGCCGTCACGCAGCGCCGTACCGTACGGGCCTTCACCGCGGAGCCGGTGGACCCGGGCGCGGTGCGGCGGGCGGTGGCGGCGGCCGTGACGGCCCCGGCCCCCCACCACACGACGCCGTGGCGGTTCGTGCTGCTGGAGTCCGAGTCCTCACGGGTGCGGCTGCTGGACGCGATGCGGGACGCGTGGATCGCGGACCTGCGCTCGGACGGCAAGTCCGAGGAGTCCGTCGCGAAGCGGGTGCGGCGCGGGGACGTGCTGCGGGCCGCCCCGTACCTGGTGGTGCCGTGTCTGGTGACGGACGGGGCGCACCACTACGGGCACGCCCGGCGGGACGCCGCGGAGCGGGAGATGTTCGTGGTCGCCATGGGCGCGGGCGTGCAGAACCTGCTGGTCGCGCTGGCCGGTGAGCGGCTGGGGTCGGCGTGGGTGTCCTCGACGATGTTCTGCCGGGACGTGGTGCGGGAGGTGCTGGACCTGCCGCAGGACTGGGACCCGATGGGGACGGTTGCGGTCGGCCACCCGGCGGCGGCCCCGCCGCAGCGGCCGGGGCGCCCGGCGGAGGACTTCGTAGAGGTCCGCTGA
- a CDS encoding cysteine dioxygenase translates to MNSTSATAAPAAVTPTTVTATVESDLQIAGDILAVQHLLQPAREHPATVAEFVGLARSIAEDRASWEHLVQYDATTRWYHRLRTGPGYEVWLLSWVPGQGSGLHDHGASSGVLTVLEGELTEHTSRGRLTHRAGGQRVFAPGYAHEVVNDTLDGAVSLHVYFPGLTEMPMHSCSPAESESVPA, encoded by the coding sequence ATGAACAGCACCAGCGCCACCGCCGCTCCCGCCGCCGTCACTCCCACGACCGTGACCGCGACCGTCGAGAGCGACCTGCAGATCGCCGGCGACATCCTCGCCGTCCAGCACCTCCTCCAGCCCGCCCGCGAACACCCGGCCACCGTCGCCGAATTCGTCGGCCTGGCCCGCTCCATCGCCGAGGACCGCGCCTCCTGGGAGCACCTCGTCCAGTACGACGCCACCACCCGCTGGTACCACCGGCTGCGCACCGGCCCCGGCTACGAGGTCTGGCTGCTCAGCTGGGTCCCCGGCCAGGGCAGCGGCCTGCACGACCACGGCGCCTCCTCCGGCGTCCTGACGGTCCTGGAGGGCGAGCTCACCGAGCACACCTCCCGCGGACGGCTCACCCACCGCGCCGGCGGCCAGCGCGTCTTCGCCCCCGGCTACGCCCACGAGGTCGTCAACGACACCCTGGACGGCGCGGTGAGCCTGCACGTCTACTTCCCCGGACTGACCGAGATGCCGATGCACAGCTGCTCCCCGGCAGAATCCGAGTCCGTCCCGGCCTGA
- the cofD gene encoding 2-phospho-L-lactate transferase, whose amino-acid sequence MRIVVLAGGIGGARFLRGLKSAVPDADITVIGNTGDDIHLFGLKVCPDLDTVMYTLGGGINEDQGWGRTDESFTVKEELAAYGVGPTWFGLGDRDFATHIVRTQMLGAGYPLSAVTEALCDRWQPGVRLLPMSDDRVETHVAITEAGTGERRVIHFQEYWVRLRASVDAEAVVPVGAEQAKPAPGVLEAIAAADVIVFPPSNPVVSVGTILAVPGIREAIAAAGAPVVGLSPIVGGAPVRGMADKVLAAVGVESTAAAVALHYGTDLLDGWLVDTSDAAAVAEVEAAGITCRAVPLMMTDLEATAEMARAALELAEASQ is encoded by the coding sequence ATGCGCATTGTTGTTCTGGCCGGCGGTATAGGCGGCGCCCGGTTCCTTCGCGGACTCAAGTCGGCGGTGCCCGACGCGGACATCACGGTCATCGGCAACACCGGTGACGACATTCACCTCTTCGGGCTCAAGGTCTGCCCCGACCTGGACACGGTGATGTACACCCTCGGCGGTGGCATCAACGAGGACCAGGGCTGGGGCCGCACCGACGAGTCCTTCACCGTCAAGGAGGAACTCGCCGCCTACGGGGTCGGACCCACCTGGTTCGGCCTCGGGGACCGCGACTTCGCCACCCACATCGTCCGCACGCAGATGCTCGGCGCCGGCTACCCGCTCAGCGCCGTCACCGAGGCCCTCTGCGACCGCTGGCAGCCCGGGGTGCGGCTGCTGCCCATGTCCGACGACCGGGTCGAGACCCACGTCGCGATCACCGAGGCCGGAACCGGCGAACGCCGGGTCATCCACTTCCAGGAGTACTGGGTCCGGCTGCGCGCCTCGGTCGACGCGGAGGCCGTCGTACCGGTCGGGGCCGAGCAGGCCAAGCCCGCGCCCGGCGTGCTGGAGGCCATCGCCGCGGCCGACGTGATCGTCTTCCCGCCGTCCAACCCCGTGGTGTCGGTCGGCACGATCCTCGCCGTGCCCGGCATCCGCGAGGCCATCGCCGCCGCCGGCGCCCCCGTCGTCGGCCTGTCCCCCATCGTCGGCGGCGCCCCCGTGCGCGGGATGGCCGACAAGGTGCTCGCCGCGGTGGGCGTCGAGTCCACGGCCGCCGCGGTCGCCCTGCACTACGGGACCGATCTGCTCGACGGCTGGCTCGTCGACACCTCCGACGCGGCCGCCGTCGCCGAGGTGGAGGCCGCCGGGATCACCTGCCGCGCGGTGCCGCTGATGATGACCGACCTGGAGGCCACCGCCGAGATGGCCCGGGCCGCGCTGGAGCTGGCGGAGGCCTCTCAGTGA
- a CDS encoding WhiB family transcriptional regulator — MTELFQELLVEEADEELGWQERALCAQTDPESFFPEKGGSTREAKKVCLACEVRSECLEYALANDERFGIWGGLSERERRRLKKAAV; from the coding sequence ATGACCGAGCTGTTTCAGGAACTGCTGGTCGAGGAAGCGGACGAGGAGCTCGGATGGCAGGAGCGCGCCCTGTGCGCCCAGACCGACCCCGAATCCTTCTTTCCCGAGAAGGGCGGCTCCACCCGCGAGGCCAAGAAGGTCTGCCTCGCCTGTGAAGTCCGCTCCGAATGCCTGGAGTACGCCCTCGCCAACGACGAGCGATTCGGCATCTGGGGCGGCCTGTCCGAGCGCGAGCGCCGGCGCCTGAAAAAGGCAGCCGTCTGA